One part of the Sphingopyxis sp. TUF1 genome encodes these proteins:
- the nudC gene encoding NAD(+) diphosphatase, which produces MPLPLGFTGARLDRADQMRTNEAAFAAALADPRATCLVLDGIDFVPGEGGGLLWEPLDPADERAPMLLGIDDTGAPRFVREAAAGVRVDARSRTVMRLLPLLSTEEAALYGGARSLVDWHARHRFCAVCGAPTALFRGGWGRRCGACKAEHFPRVDPVVIMLAEYEDRVLVGRQPGFPPGFFSALAGFVEPGESLEEAVARELFEEAGIHVSDVTYVASQPWPFPSSLMIGCRAVATGAALTLDTTEIEAAMWVDRAEVRAALAGDMGASFLAPPPLAIARYLLEEWVG; this is translated from the coding sequence ATGCCCCTGCCGCTCGGCTTCACCGGCGCGCGGCTCGACCGTGCCGACCAGATGCGCACCAATGAAGCGGCCTTCGCCGCGGCGCTTGCCGATCCGCGCGCGACGTGCCTTGTGCTCGACGGCATCGATTTCGTGCCGGGCGAGGGAGGCGGCTTGCTGTGGGAGCCGCTCGATCCGGCGGACGAGCGCGCGCCGATGCTGCTCGGCATCGACGATACGGGCGCGCCGCGCTTCGTGCGCGAGGCGGCGGCCGGCGTGCGCGTCGATGCGCGGTCGCGCACGGTGATGCGGCTGTTGCCGTTGCTGTCGACCGAGGAAGCGGCGCTTTATGGCGGCGCGCGCAGCCTGGTCGACTGGCACGCGCGGCATCGGTTCTGCGCGGTGTGCGGGGCGCCGACTGCGCTGTTCCGCGGCGGCTGGGGGCGGCGCTGCGGCGCGTGCAAGGCCGAGCATTTCCCGCGCGTCGATCCGGTGGTCATCATGCTCGCGGAATATGAGGACCGCGTGCTCGTCGGGCGCCAGCCGGGCTTTCCGCCGGGCTTTTTCTCGGCGCTCGCGGGCTTTGTCGAGCCCGGCGAATCGCTGGAGGAAGCCGTTGCGCGCGAATTGTTCGAGGAGGCGGGCATTCATGTATCGGACGTCACCTATGTGGCGAGCCAGCCCTGGCCCTTTCCTTCGTCGCTGATGATCGGGTGCCGCGCGGTCGCGACGGGCGCCGCGCTGACGCTCGATACGACCGAGATCGAAGCGGCGATGTGGGTCGACCGCGCCGAAGTGCGCGCCGCGCTGGCGGGCGACATGGGCGCCAGTTTTCTGGCGCCGCCGCCGCTGGCGATCGCACGCTATCTGCTGGAGGAGTGGGTGGGGTAG
- a CDS encoding DUF1013 domain-containing protein codes for MPHATAAWLVDNTGLTFGQIAEFCGIHILEVQAIADETAATKYTGRDPVRAHELSMDEIEKGQKDPNYKLKMSVQSQDTIRRTRGPRYTPVSKRQDKPDGIAWILKNHPEVSDGAIGKLIGTTRNTIGAIRDRSHWNSANIVPKDPVTLGLCSQRELDALVAKAAKKAGIKAPEDNRLEGDREALLEELRAERTAANEARAAEEAQADGDGEGEG; via the coding sequence ATGCCGCATGCGACCGCCGCCTGGCTGGTCGACAATACCGGCCTGACCTTCGGCCAGATCGCCGAATTTTGCGGCATCCACATCCTCGAAGTGCAGGCGATCGCCGACGAGACCGCGGCGACCAAATATACCGGCCGCGACCCCGTGCGCGCACACGAGCTGTCGATGGACGAAATCGAAAAGGGCCAGAAGGATCCGAACTACAAGCTCAAGATGAGCGTGCAGTCGCAGGACACGATCCGCCGCACGCGCGGCCCGCGCTACACGCCGGTCAGCAAGCGCCAGGACAAGCCCGACGGCATCGCGTGGATCCTTAAGAACCACCCCGAAGTGTCCGACGGCGCGATCGGCAAGCTCATTGGCACGACGCGCAACACGATCGGCGCGATCCGCGACCGCAGCCACTGGAACAGCGCGAACATCGTCCCGAAAGACCCGGTGACGCTCGGCCTCTGCTCGCAGCGCGAACTCGACGCGCTCGTCGCCAAGGCGGCGAAGAAGGCGGGGATCAAGGCGCCCGAGGACAATCGGCTGGAAGGCGACCGCGAAGCGCTGCTCGAAGAGCTGCGCGCCGAACGCACCGCGGCGAACGAAGCGCGCGCCGCCGAAGAAGCGCAGGCCGACGGCGACGGCGAAGGCGAAGGCTGA
- a CDS encoding MBL fold metallo-hydrolase, translating to MAGADEDNIPAASGSPDASLTQDDSFTATSHAGLTYPWGEAAPGAGETIRIANGISWARIPMPGSLGHINSWLLDDADARGEGVAVVDTGICLTPCSDAWKALYAGALKDKRITRVIGTHLHPDHIGLAGWIAKKQGVKLWMTRGEMLTARAIVADSADSAPDEALAQSRAAGWDADAIEAQRGRGWNMFQRMIFTLPRSYVRIADGDLLDMGAHRWRVVVGSGHSPEHACLWNEIEGVLISGDQVLPRISSNVSVNITEPDADPLGEWLASIDKLLRTIPADVTVCPAHGEPFKGLHARLMALRDEHRMRLYNLAEAAAKAPLRAVDAFPLLFNRPIGEHNRGLATGEALAHLKRLEVEGRVKREDRDGVWWYHGVA from the coding sequence ATGGCGGGGGCGGACGAGGACAATATCCCGGCGGCCAGCGGTTCGCCGGACGCCTCGCTGACCCAGGACGACAGCTTTACTGCGACGAGCCACGCGGGCCTCACTTACCCGTGGGGCGAGGCCGCGCCGGGCGCGGGCGAGACGATCCGTATCGCAAACGGCATCAGCTGGGCGCGCATCCCGATGCCGGGTTCGCTCGGCCATATCAACAGCTGGCTGCTCGACGACGCCGACGCGCGGGGCGAGGGCGTCGCGGTCGTCGATACGGGCATATGCCTGACGCCCTGTTCCGACGCGTGGAAGGCGCTCTATGCGGGCGCGCTCAAGGACAAGCGGATCACGCGCGTCATCGGCACGCACCTCCACCCCGACCATATCGGCCTGGCCGGATGGATCGCGAAAAAGCAGGGCGTGAAGCTGTGGATGACGCGCGGCGAAATGCTGACCGCGCGCGCGATCGTCGCCGATTCGGCCGACAGCGCGCCCGACGAGGCGCTGGCGCAGTCGCGCGCCGCGGGCTGGGACGCCGACGCGATCGAGGCTCAGCGCGGGCGCGGCTGGAACATGTTCCAGCGCATGATCTTCACCCTGCCGCGATCCTATGTGCGGATCGCCGACGGTGATCTTCTGGACATGGGGGCGCATCGCTGGCGCGTCGTTGTGGGGTCGGGGCACAGCCCCGAACATGCGTGCCTGTGGAACGAGATCGAGGGCGTGCTGATCTCGGGCGATCAGGTGCTGCCGCGGATCAGTTCGAACGTGTCGGTCAACATCACCGAACCCGACGCCGATCCGCTGGGCGAATGGCTGGCGTCGATCGACAAGCTGCTGCGCACCATTCCCGCCGACGTCACCGTCTGCCCCGCGCATGGCGAGCCGTTCAAGGGGCTGCACGCCCGGTTGATGGCGCTGCGCGACGAACATCGGATGCGGCTTTACAACCTGGCCGAAGCGGCGGCGAAGGCGCCGCTGCGCGCAGTCGACGCCTTTCCGCTGCTTTTCAACCGCCCGATCGGCGAACACAACCGCGGGCTGGCAACGGGCGAAGCGCTCGCGCATCTGAAGCGGCTCGAGGTCGAGGGGCGCGTGAAGCGCGAGGATCGTGACGGCGTCTGGTGGTATCACGGCGTGGCGTAA
- a CDS encoding serine hydrolase domain-containing protein, whose product MNMMVTRRALMGGMALGGAAALLPRAAWAWRADGATLYPATSAFIQGFVARRELTGTLAAIGKGQEAPVFIGAGVQSNGSPTPVGPDTIWRLYSMTKPVTGIAAMLLIEDGKMKLDQPIADFLPAFANMKVQNTPDGSLTDVRPAKGPITVRQLLTHTAGLGYNIIQKGPIKKAYDDAGIVGGQASRLPIPGLAPVDPAPSLAAMADRLAALPLVYEPGTQWSYSISLDLMGRLIEVVSGQAFDAFLKARLFDPLGMKSTGFMVAAKDVGRFTSNYAPFGGALIPFDPAASSIYLDPPPYPFGGGGLVSSARDYDRFLAMLLGEGETGGVRVMSADTARLAMSNLIDDSVNRKGTFIDGQGFGAGGRVSLPGSPGGEGIFGWAGAAGTVGFVHRKLGYRAAGYTQIMPPESVPFQAKFGETFFKDVAA is encoded by the coding sequence ATGAACATGATGGTGACGCGCCGCGCGTTGATGGGCGGAATGGCGCTCGGCGGCGCCGCGGCGCTGCTGCCGCGCGCCGCATGGGCATGGCGCGCCGACGGGGCGACGCTCTATCCCGCGACGAGCGCGTTCATTCAGGGCTTTGTCGCGCGCCGCGAGCTGACCGGGACGCTCGCTGCAATCGGCAAGGGGCAGGAGGCGCCAGTGTTCATCGGCGCAGGCGTGCAATCGAACGGGTCACCGACGCCGGTCGGCCCCGACACGATCTGGCGCCTCTATTCGATGACCAAGCCGGTGACGGGCATCGCCGCGATGCTGCTTATCGAGGACGGCAAGATGAAGCTCGACCAGCCGATCGCCGATTTCCTGCCCGCCTTTGCCAATATGAAGGTGCAGAATACCCCCGACGGGTCGCTGACCGACGTGCGCCCCGCCAAAGGCCCGATCACGGTGCGCCAATTGCTGACCCACACCGCGGGGCTGGGCTATAATATCATCCAGAAGGGGCCGATCAAAAAGGCCTATGACGACGCCGGCATCGTCGGCGGGCAGGCGAGCCGCCTGCCGATCCCCGGCCTCGCCCCCGTGGATCCCGCGCCGAGCCTGGCCGCGATGGCCGACCGGCTGGCCGCACTGCCGCTCGTTTACGAGCCGGGGACGCAGTGGAGCTATTCGATCAGCCTCGACCTGATGGGGCGGCTGATCGAGGTCGTGTCGGGGCAGGCGTTCGACGCCTTTCTGAAGGCGCGCCTGTTCGATCCGCTCGGCATGAAAAGCACGGGATTCATGGTTGCGGCTAAGGACGTCGGCCGCTTCACGAGCAATTATGCGCCGTTCGGCGGCGCGCTGATCCCCTTCGATCCCGCGGCCAGCTCGATCTACCTCGACCCGCCGCCCTATCCGTTCGGCGGCGGCGGACTGGTGTCGAGCGCGCGCGATTATGACCGCTTCCTCGCGATGCTGCTGGGCGAGGGTGAAACCGGCGGAGTGCGCGTGATGTCGGCAGATACCGCGCGGCTCGCGATGTCGAACCTGATCGACGACAGCGTCAACCGCAAGGGGACGTTTATCGACGGACAGGGCTTTGGCGCGGGCGGGCGCGTGTCGCTGCCGGGCTCGCCGGGTGGCGAGGGGATTTTCGGCTGGGCAGGGGCGGCGGGGACGGTCGGTTTCGTCCACCGCAAACTCGGCTATCGCGCCGCGGGCTATACGCAGATCATGCCGCCCGAATCGGTGCCCTTTCAGGCGAAATTCGGCGAGACCTTCTTCAAGGACGTCGCCGCCTGA
- a CDS encoding TolC family outer membrane protein, with translation MTDSDKKPFPRRARWLAGLAAGALMLPMAAEAETLQGALAKAYENNPTLTAARAGQRANDENVPIEKSYGLPDIGTTASYEENLIIPGNSFNSPARSVSTGGRVTVPLYQGGAVRNSVRAAKYRVEAGQANLRATEASIFSQTVGAYMDVIRDQAIVQLNQKNVAVLRTNLQATSDRFEIGDLTRTDVAQSEARLALAEGDLRTAEANLIASREAYIRLVGEAPVDLEAPPPLPNLPASAEDAVVIALDSNPDIEAANQQVNASRADIGTAKSSRAPKVSAILSGGYNNFLGSLDSGVPGVSVTQETSSAAAGVEVTLPIFTGGRRSAQVRQAQSRSSQAIEQYVEVERGVIAQTRGAYAAWQANERIIAATQQAVGANALSLEGVRAENSVGTRSILDILNAEQEYLNTQVQLVSAQRNSYVAAFSLLAAMGKAEARDLGLEGGALYDPEVNYRRVKGQLWDWADDPEPQQVATDTRAVPPADANVPEGPPALPPQ, from the coding sequence ATGACCGATAGCGACAAGAAACCATTCCCGCGTCGTGCCCGCTGGCTTGCCGGCCTTGCCGCCGGTGCGCTGATGCTGCCGATGGCGGCTGAGGCCGAGACGTTGCAGGGCGCGCTCGCCAAGGCGTATGAGAACAACCCGACGCTGACCGCCGCACGCGCGGGCCAGCGCGCGAACGACGAAAATGTACCGATCGAAAAAAGCTATGGCCTGCCCGACATCGGCACGACCGCGAGCTATGAAGAAAATCTGATCATCCCCGGCAACAGTTTCAACTCGCCCGCGCGCTCGGTCAGTACCGGCGGCCGGGTGACCGTTCCGCTTTATCAGGGCGGCGCGGTGCGCAACTCGGTTCGCGCGGCGAAATATCGCGTCGAGGCGGGGCAGGCGAACCTCCGCGCGACCGAGGCGAGCATTTTTTCGCAGACCGTCGGCGCCTATATGGACGTGATCCGCGATCAGGCGATCGTCCAGCTCAACCAGAAGAATGTTGCGGTGCTGCGCACCAATTTGCAGGCGACGAGCGACCGCTTCGAAATCGGCGATCTCACCCGCACCGACGTTGCCCAGTCGGAGGCGCGGCTGGCGCTGGCCGAAGGCGACCTTCGCACCGCCGAAGCCAATCTGATCGCCAGCCGCGAGGCCTATATCCGCCTTGTCGGCGAAGCGCCCGTCGATCTCGAAGCCCCGCCGCCGCTGCCGAACCTGCCCGCGAGCGCCGAGGATGCGGTTGTCATCGCGCTCGACAGCAATCCCGACATCGAGGCCGCGAATCAACAGGTCAACGCCTCGCGCGCCGACATCGGCACCGCCAAATCGTCGCGCGCGCCCAAGGTGTCGGCGATCCTCAGCGGCGGCTACAATAATTTTCTCGGCTCGCTGGACAGCGGCGTGCCCGGCGTCAGCGTCACGCAGGAAACGTCGAGCGCTGCGGCGGGGGTCGAGGTCACGCTGCCGATCTTCACGGGCGGCCGTCGTTCGGCGCAGGTACGCCAGGCGCAGTCGCGCAGCAGCCAGGCGATCGAGCAATATGTCGAGGTCGAGCGCGGCGTGATCGCACAAACGCGCGGTGCCTATGCCGCGTGGCAGGCGAACGAGCGCATCATCGCCGCGACGCAGCAGGCGGTCGGCGCGAACGCGCTCTCGCTCGAAGGCGTGCGCGCCGAAAACAGCGTCGGCACGCGCTCGATCCTCGACATTCTGAACGCCGAGCAGGAATATCTGAACACGCAGGTCCAGCTCGTCTCGGCGCAGCGCAACTCCTATGTCGCCGCTTTCTCGCTCCTCGCCGCGATGGGCAAGGCCGAGGCGCGCGACCTGGGGCTGGAGGGCGGCGCGCTCTACGACCCCGAGGTCAACTATCGCCGCGTGAAAGGGCAGTTGTGGGACTGGGCCGACGACCCCGAACCGCAGCAGGTCGCAACTGACACGCGCGCCGTGCCCCCGGCCGACGCCAACGTCCCCGAGGGCCCACCCGCGCTTCCGCCACAATAA
- a CDS encoding LysR substrate-binding domain-containing protein, with amino-acid sequence MTQFDSSISQPRRLPPLAALRAFEAAARHVSFRQAAEELGVTPTAISHQIRLLEGSLGFALFVRRARGVVLTDAGRRLFPTLRDGFDAFERAIWELSPRPRRVAVTLSATTLFTVRRILPAIGRFRERFPDYDLRLHASDDTVDLIAGEADVAVRYGAGAFRGLVATPLLDERFGVLCSPQMGIARPEDLRGATLLHIEWRRAGKAPDWRRWARLAGVEGLAVDQGPRFTEDDHALQAAAAGSGVVLSGLALAQPAIDAGLLAHPFGPVIEGEAYHVVTTPDSRDEPAVRAVCDWLREDVI; translated from the coding sequence ATGACTCAATTTGATTCATCTATATCGCAGCCGCGTCGCCTGCCCCCGCTCGCGGCCCTGCGTGCGTTCGAAGCCGCGGCGCGCCACGTCAGCTTTCGGCAGGCGGCGGAGGAGCTGGGGGTGACGCCGACGGCGATCAGCCACCAGATCCGCCTGCTGGAAGGCAGCCTGGGGTTCGCGCTGTTCGTGCGGCGCGCGCGGGGCGTCGTGCTGACCGATGCGGGGCGGCGATTGTTCCCGACCTTGCGCGATGGCTTCGATGCGTTCGAACGCGCGATCTGGGAATTGTCACCGCGTCCGCGCCGCGTCGCGGTGACACTGAGCGCGACGACGCTGTTCACCGTGCGCCGTATCCTGCCCGCGATCGGCCGCTTCCGCGAACGCTTCCCCGACTATGACCTGAGGCTCCATGCCTCCGATGATACGGTCGACCTGATCGCGGGCGAGGCCGATGTCGCGGTCCGTTACGGGGCGGGTGCGTTCCGCGGGCTGGTCGCTACGCCGCTCCTGGACGAGCGCTTCGGCGTCCTGTGCAGCCCGCAGATGGGAATCGCACGGCCCGAGGATTTGCGCGGCGCGACGCTGCTGCACATCGAATGGCGGCGCGCGGGGAAGGCGCCCGACTGGCGCCGCTGGGCACGGCTTGCCGGGGTCGAGGGGCTGGCGGTCGATCAGGGGCCGCGCTTCACCGAGGACGATCATGCGCTGCAAGCCGCGGCGGCGGGCAGCGGCGTGGTCCTGTCGGGGCTGGCGCTCGCGCAGCCGGCGATCGATGCCGGGCTGCTCGCCCATCCCTTTGGCCCGGTGATCGAGGGCGAAGCCTATCATGTCGTCACGACGCCCGACAGCCGCGACGAACCCGCGGTGCGCGCGGTCTGCGACTGGCTGCGCGAGGATGTGATTTAG
- a CDS encoding DUF2497 domain-containing protein — protein sequence MGDMSREPSMEDILSSIRRVIARDEAPGAAREIRVPEADDILDLQDEEDRVTADDAPEAADELVSEASADAARQSLEALTAVVAPAVAAATTAAPAVAGRTMEDVVLDALRPMLKEWLDANLPALVETMVAKEISRITGKRG from the coding sequence ATGGGCGATATGTCGCGGGAACCGTCGATGGAAGACATCTTGTCGTCGATTCGGCGCGTGATCGCCCGCGACGAAGCGCCCGGCGCCGCGCGCGAGATTCGCGTCCCCGAAGCCGACGATATTCTCGACCTGCAGGATGAGGAGGATCGGGTGACCGCCGACGACGCGCCCGAAGCCGCGGACGAACTCGTTTCCGAAGCCAGCGCCGATGCCGCGCGCCAGTCGCTCGAGGCGCTGACCGCCGTGGTCGCGCCCGCCGTTGCCGCGGCGACTACCGCAGCCCCTGCCGTCGCGGGCCGCACAATGGAAGACGTCGTGCTCGACGCGCTCCGCCCGATGCTGAAAGAATGGCTCGACGCTAACCTCCCCGCGCTGGTCGAGACAATGGTGGCGAAGGAAATCAGCCGGATCACCGGCAAGCGGGGTTAG
- a CDS encoding A/G-specific adenine glycosylase: MNFSARLLGWYDGAARVLPWRIAPGSAEVPDPYRVWLAEVMLQQTTVAAVAGYFARFTERWPTVGDLAAADDADVMAAWAGLGYYARARNLLACARAVVAEHGGRFPDSEAGLRALPGIGDYTAAAVAAIAFGRAAVVVDANIERVIARHRLIETPLPAAKRAIRDALAPLVPGDRPGDFAQALMDLGATICTPRAPACERCPIAADCRARGRPDVERLPVKPPKKAKPRRHGIAHWIERDGRIWLVVRPGKGMLGGMRALPGGEWTDAPLTESTVVSVDHGFTHFDLTLGLVRRELTDAAAEGVWWPISELDAAGLPTLYRKLVSKMLERDA; the protein is encoded by the coding sequence ATGAATTTTTCGGCGCGCCTGCTCGGCTGGTATGACGGCGCGGCGCGCGTGCTGCCGTGGCGGATCGCGCCGGGGAGCGCGGAGGTGCCCGACCCCTATCGCGTATGGCTGGCCGAGGTCATGCTCCAGCAGACGACCGTCGCCGCGGTGGCGGGATATTTCGCGCGCTTTACCGAGCGTTGGCCGACGGTGGGCGATCTGGCCGCGGCCGACGATGCCGACGTCATGGCGGCGTGGGCGGGGCTTGGCTATTATGCGCGTGCGCGCAATTTGCTGGCTTGCGCGCGCGCGGTCGTTGCCGAGCATGGCGGGCGCTTTCCCGACAGCGAGGCGGGGCTGCGCGCGCTGCCGGGGATCGGCGACTATACCGCCGCGGCCGTGGCGGCGATTGCCTTTGGCCGCGCGGCGGTGGTCGTCGATGCCAATATCGAGCGGGTGATCGCGCGGCACCGGCTGATCGAGACGCCGCTTCCCGCCGCCAAGCGCGCGATTCGCGATGCGCTGGCGCCGCTGGTTCCGGGCGATCGGCCGGGCGATTTTGCGCAGGCACTGATGGATCTCGGCGCGACTATTTGCACGCCGCGCGCGCCCGCGTGCGAACGCTGCCCGATCGCCGCCGATTGCCGCGCGCGCGGACGCCCCGACGTCGAACGGCTGCCGGTCAAGCCGCCGAAGAAGGCGAAGCCGCGCCGCCACGGAATTGCGCACTGGATCGAGCGGGACGGGCGGATCTGGCTGGTGGTGCGTCCGGGCAAGGGGATGCTCGGCGGAATGCGTGCGCTGCCCGGCGGCGAATGGACCGATGCCCCGCTCACCGAATCGACTGTCGTCAGTGTCGATCATGGGTTCACCCATTTCGACCTGACGCTGGGGCTGGTGCGCCGCGAATTGACCGATGCCGCAGCGGAAGGTGTCTGGTGGCCGATCTCGGAGCTTGACGCCGCGGGGCTGCCGACGCTCTATCGCAAGCTGGTGAGCAAGATGCTGGAGAGAGACGCATGA
- a CDS encoding FMN-dependent NADH-azoreductase, with translation MIESKPTTLRLLHIDSSARPGLSGRDPHGSHTRRLGARFVERWTAQRPADAVTYRDVGQHPPAPVDADWVTAAFTQPEQRDAAQKARLAESDELVAELIAAEIVIVGAPMYNFGMPATLKAWLDNIVRVGLTFGFDRAREGDPYWPMLPAGKTLVTLSARGDYGYDAGGRQAHNNFVEMGLAAPLAYIGLHDNHAIAIEYDEFGDQRLAGSIAAAEQAVDTLVDRLLAELKIPEPS, from the coding sequence GTGATCGAATCGAAGCCGACCACCCTCCGCCTGCTCCACATCGATTCCAGCGCCCGCCCTGGCCTCTCGGGCCGCGATCCGCACGGGTCGCACACGCGCCGACTCGGCGCGCGCTTCGTCGAACGCTGGACCGCGCAGCGACCCGCCGATGCGGTGACCTATCGCGATGTCGGCCAGCATCCACCCGCGCCCGTCGATGCCGACTGGGTAACCGCGGCTTTCACGCAGCCCGAACAGCGCGACGCGGCCCAAAAGGCACGGCTTGCCGAAAGCGACGAGCTGGTCGCCGAACTGATCGCCGCGGAGATCGTGATCGTCGGCGCGCCGATGTATAATTTCGGTATGCCCGCGACGCTGAAGGCGTGGCTCGACAATATTGTGCGCGTCGGCCTCACCTTCGGCTTCGACCGCGCCCGCGAGGGGGATCCCTATTGGCCGATGCTGCCCGCGGGCAAGACGCTGGTGACGCTCTCGGCGCGCGGCGATTATGGCTACGATGCCGGCGGGCGGCAGGCGCACAATAATTTCGTCGAAATGGGGCTCGCCGCGCCGCTCGCCTATATCGGTCTGCACGACAATCACGCGATCGCGATCGAATATGACGAGTTCGGCGATCAGCGGCTGGCCGGCTCGATCGCCGCCGCCGAACAGGCGGTCGACACGCTGGTCGATCGCCTGCTTGCCGAGCTTAAAATTCCCGAACCGTCCTGA
- a CDS encoding protein-L-isoaspartate O-methyltransferase family protein translates to MATMFSEITAAEMRSAMIDSQLRTNDVTDPAVVAAMGAVPREAHVPAALASVAYMDRAIALEGGRLLNPPLVTGRMLVAAAIRPGMRVLLIGAATGYTAALLAKLGAEVHAVEEAEALVAIGRPATADANIRWVQGPLAAGAPDAAPYDRIIIDGAIEILPDALAAQLAEGGRIVAARREGAVSRLVQGVKAGGAIALRSFADMDVAPLPGFAAPAGFRF, encoded by the coding sequence ATGGCGACCATGTTTAGCGAAATCACCGCGGCGGAGATGCGTTCCGCCATGATCGACAGCCAGCTGAGGACGAACGACGTCACCGATCCCGCGGTCGTCGCGGCGATGGGCGCGGTGCCGCGCGAGGCGCATGTGCCCGCCGCACTTGCCAGCGTCGCCTATATGGACCGCGCGATCGCGCTCGAAGGTGGACGGCTGCTCAATCCCCCGCTCGTGACCGGCCGGATGCTCGTCGCCGCGGCGATTCGTCCGGGGATGCGCGTGCTGCTCATCGGCGCCGCGACGGGCTATACCGCCGCGCTGCTCGCCAAACTCGGCGCCGAAGTGCACGCGGTCGAGGAAGCCGAGGCACTGGTCGCGATCGGCCGACCGGCCACCGCGGACGCCAACATCCGGTGGGTGCAGGGACCGCTCGCGGCCGGCGCCCCCGACGCCGCGCCCTATGACCGGATCATCATTGACGGCGCGATCGAAATCCTACCGGACGCGCTTGCGGCGCAGCTCGCCGAAGGCGGCCGCATCGTCGCCGCGCGGCGCGAAGGCGCGGTCTCGCGGCTCGTTCAGGGGGTGAAGGCGGGCGGCGCGATCGCGCTGCGCAGCTTTGCCGACATGGACGTTGCGCCGCTGCCCGGCTTTGCCGCTCCGGCAGGCTTTCGTTTCTGA
- a CDS encoding OsmC family protein yields the protein MTNSVKAKQHEYTSEIVWTGNRGEGTKGYRSYDRTWDLSAPGKPVVHCSNDPLLGGDPTLYNPEDMLLSALSACHMLWYLHLAANAGIVVHSYRDQPVGIGETEPSGAGRFLEATLRPAIELAAGSDAARADALHHEIHQFCFIARSVAFPVSYAATYSERDVSEGADHA from the coding sequence GTGACAAATAGCGTCAAGGCAAAGCAGCACGAATATACCAGCGAAATCGTCTGGACGGGAAACCGCGGCGAAGGGACCAAGGGCTATCGCAGCTACGACCGGACGTGGGATCTCAGCGCGCCGGGCAAACCCGTGGTCCATTGCTCGAACGACCCGCTGCTCGGCGGCGACCCGACGCTCTATAATCCCGAAGACATGCTGCTGTCGGCGCTGTCGGCGTGCCACATGCTCTGGTATCTCCATCTTGCCGCCAACGCCGGGATCGTCGTCCACAGCTATCGCGACCAGCCCGTCGGGATCGGCGAAACCGAACCGAGCGGTGCGGGTCGCTTTCTGGAGGCGACCCTGCGTCCGGCGATCGAACTTGCCGCGGGAAGCGACGCGGCGCGCGCCGACGCGCTGCACCACGAAATTCACCAATTTTGCTTTATCGCGCGCTCGGTCGCCTTTCCGGTGAGCTATGCCGCGACGTACAGCGAACGCGACGTCAGCGAGGGCGCCGACCATGCCTGA
- a CDS encoding nuclear transport factor 2 family protein, giving the protein MPDRQRVLAFIDRVVSGDHVGAIEDYYHPDASMQENGAEPRRGRDALVAHEAAVLERMTMHTHPVTTHLVDGDLVVIRWTFDMTDAAGVTRRLEELSLQRWVGDRIMEERFFYDPSAARKPLEDG; this is encoded by the coding sequence ATGCCTGACCGCCAGCGCGTGCTGGCCTTTATCGACCGCGTGGTCAGCGGCGATCATGTTGGCGCGATCGAGGATTATTATCACCCCGATGCGTCGATGCAGGAAAATGGCGCCGAACCCCGCCGTGGGCGCGATGCGCTGGTCGCGCACGAGGCGGCAGTGCTCGAACGGATGACGATGCACACGCACCCCGTCACGACGCACCTGGTCGACGGCGATCTGGTCGTCATTCGCTGGACGTTCGACATGACCGACGCAGCAGGCGTGACCCGGCGGCTCGAGGAATTGTCGCTGCAACGCTGGGTCGGCGACCGGATCATGGAAGAACGCTTTTTCTATGACCCGTCGGCCGCCCGAAAGCCGCTCGAAGACGGCTGA